The sequence GAGCCAATCTTTGTTACCCACAAAAAAGACAACCTCTGTTGTATAATTAGCTCCATAATGGCTAGTGTTGCTTTAAACAAGAAGTGTTATGCACCTTGAAAGAGTGAGTACCTCCCAAAGAGGCGAACCTTGATGATGGAAATGAAATAGAGCAACCTTTCAAGTTTTCTAAATAGAAATATGCTAATAGATCACACATGCAAATGTGGAAGAACCAACAAAACCTTTGTAAGCCTATCATTATCATCTTAAGAAAACAAATGTTATATCTCATGAATTAACTCGATTGACAAGAGTCACAAGACTCTAGACTTATTGGGAGCTAAAACTGCCTGAAAGAAGAAAAATGCTTGAAAATTCTTTGATGGATAAACCAACTAATTCTGCTGTACCCTCTTCTATGGACGATGTAAAAATCTCGCGATGTTAATAGAAGGTTGAATTGAAGTAAATAAAACCTCCATTTCAAGAGTGGGAAAGATCTAGTTAATAATTAATGAGATAATATATGTTATAACCCACAAAAGACCACGATGACTAGTGTTTCTACAAATGAGGTTTTGGATGCTGAAATACAATCCATGGCACAATGATTGGATCAGTGGGTAAACCAACTTAACTAAGAATAATGTGATGCATTCTCTACAACATCACCTAGATAAAGTTTAAACCATAAATCCTTCAATTATTAATGTCATGAAACAAACAATACTTAATTAAGCATCGCAAACAACACACATTGTCTGGAGTTCCACTCAAATAAACAAAACAATCCCCACTTAAACGAAACATGAAAATGATGGAGCGAAATAAGTCAAGAAAGTAACAAAAAAGAAGCGCTGAAACTAGTATGAAAACGATTGACCCACTTCTCCAATTCAATGATCTCCATTTCGCATTTTCTTCTTGCACTTACATCAGGGAGCTGCTATTGAGGAGGCTTTGCCATGGGTTCGATCCTCCATTATTGATCCAGTAGCAATCCCTCGATGACCCACCAGTGTTGTCATCACTGTGGCTGCCATTATTGTTATTGTTGTTTATGTTGTTGTTGCCCATCGTCACATTGTTCCCAGTCCCAAGGTGATGCACGCCTCCTGATAcaacaccaccacctccaccattaCCAACATGTGGCTGCCATTGGAGCCCCATCATGGCCCCTATGCCGTCATCTCCTTCCTCACCAGTGCCCCCCTGAAATATTGAAGCAGTTGCGGCACCTATTCCATTTCCACCAACCATGAGATCGCCATGCTGCTGCATTGGACCTGGAATGCCAAATGACGCCGCTGGCGGCGTCATCAGCATCCCAATGCCTGATCTAGACCCACCATAGTAGTAGCCATTGTTCTGACCGAGGTTGCCATCAAGAAGCCCTCCTGTTCCCCCTCTCAGCACGTCTAGAAAGGACGTCGTCCCACCAGGGGACATCACAGCCGTCGTGTTGGACGACGACGATGACCCAAAGGTGGTCAGGGAAAGGCTTCTTGGAATCTCAAAACCAGCAGACATAAACGTCGGGAGGACATTGGCAAAGTTTATCCCTGTGCAGGTCGAGGGGGGCATGACAGCCGTGTGTTCCGACGAGGAGGCCACGCCGAGCTTGTGGGCGTCGGAGGTCCCCGAGCGCTTGGGCTTGCGGCAGCCACCACCGATGGGGACGTTACGGAGGGACCCACCATGGGTCCAGTAGCGGCGGCAGGCCTTGCAGAAGTAGCGGGGCTGAGACATACTATAGTTGTTGTAGTAGCAGAACTTGGTGTTGCCAGACTTGCACCGAGGGCATTCCACCTTCTGCTCTGGCTTTGGCCGAGGCTTCTTCTCCGCCGCCGCTGTCGCCTCCCCCGCCATCTGACCAGCCTTGCTCTTGGAGTTTGACGGAAACACTTCCTCCATCTTCAACACATGTGTACACACATATCGAATTAAATTAAGTTAAATTGTTAATCCTAAGGAGTGAGACATGTAGAATCATTGGTTAACTCAAAATTTCATGATAAGTGCATAATCAGGTCTCAAATTCTCAGATCCATACAACAGATTCAATTTATCAACTACAACTCTAAGCGCCCATTCTTTTGCGCAGCTTAAAGAATAAGCTGTCTCTCCCCATAGTCTCTAGTATTAGGATTCCTTGAAAGCCTAATCCCAGGCTCTCCTAGTTACCTAACTAGACATGTAAGAAACCGagacaaaataaataaaatctTGGGTACAAAGTAGTGAATCCGACATGGATAAAGAAGAACTATACCGATCCAATTTTTCATAAATAAAAAAAATTTCTATAGAAAACTTGTAAATATAGCATGCATCCATGGATCAGTGCCTATTGAATGTGGTAACGGCTGTGTGCATCAACCGATGCAGAGCCTGGAAATATCCCCTTTTCAAAACGGAAACATACGGCCGCCCCCTCTATTGTTCTAGCTACGAGCAATTTGCTAAAATTGAGACAACAACATCAAAATTAAACAAACCAAACAAGGTAGGTCAGGAATTACTTATGAATTCCTCAAAATCAAGATCTAGATGCATGCATGTACACACGAACACGCAAACAAGAGAAATATGTTTTGGAATAGCCCATGGTTAGATCTACAACGGGTATTAAAGTGAAGATCGCTAGCTAGATCGCTAGCTAGCTAGCACGGCTTGCATTGAGCGATAATGTGGGAGATTATCTAACAAAAGTCACAtgcacgaggaagaagaaggagggagaaAGAGTAAGTGATAGAAATCAAAGAAAGAAGAAGCTCACCAGGTGAATGAAGGGTAGTATGGAGTATAGGAGTTGTTTGGTCTAGTGCTATGGGATAGGGTGAAGTTGCCCTCCTTTTTATACTTGCAAGGCTAGCCAAATGTTTAAACACTACCGCAGAATGAGCAAGCCAGATATAGGGTCAAATTAATAGAGGGTGTGTTCATGTGAGTGATGAACTGTCTATAGCCAGTAGCACTGGTAAGACAGAAACGGCTGTAGAGCTGTTGGCCTGTTGTCCCGAGAGGACAAAACGGCTAGAGGTGACGCGcacactagagagagagagaaggatggATGGCTTGCAAGCCTTGGGTTGgaaacagaaaagagagagaaagactaGCCTAATGCCGGGGCTCTTGTGCTGCAAGCTTCTCCATCCTTCCTCCTTCCGTTGCTTGTTAGAGCTTGGGGCCAACAGCAAAACATGGGGCCGGCCGGCTGTGCGGACGTATGTGTATATTATATTTGACATGTTATACACACATGGATGGACGGATGCACTCTACGGGTCTATGAAATGCATGGACCACATAGCCTTCACACACCTGTCTCAAGAGATAGCATGGGTATGAACAGCACACCAGGTCTCATCCAGTGCAAATCTTCATCGCCACTCTTCCTTTCCTTCCATTGTATATCTGGCTATCTTGTCAGTGACCGcggctagaaaacacggggtaggcgTGCCGCATTCACGTGTCATAGCCTGTGGTGGAGTGGTTGTGTGCATGGACGTATGCATAGGCAAAGGTGAACTCTCTTTTGGCACACCGTTTTAGATTAAAATATCCATTTAAAAAAATCTTGGGCTAGAAATCTATCCTCTGCATTTCAGCAATTAATACCAATCAAATCATCCACCATCTCTATCTTTTCCTTTCCCTGTATAGTACTCCCATTTCATTAATTCTCCACCATCGAATCGATATTTGTATTTCCTCACAGAAAATAATAGACATTTGTATAGTAACTTGGTAACGCCTGTTTTGAAAAAGTCATGGCAGATATCTGACATAATAAACTTGGATGTTTGTCGTGTGCACTccatttgtagttaaataaaatacccCTATTTTTGTTGCACTATATTTTCAATATGGTTAATCATATGAATTTTTTCCTACCACCACCTCTTTAGTGAGGTTCGAATTTTCTATAATAATGAAACAAACCATTGTCACCAAAGTCCATAGAGTAGTTTGTATGTAAATGACCAAAAAATATCACAAAGCAACACAATCTAGTTGTCTGAAATTATTATCTACTACAGTTGATCCATGGGACTATAAAAAATGTTGACTACTATTGATCCATGGGACTATCAAAAACAGGGAGCCAACCAAAAGTCAAGT comes from Triticum aestivum cultivar Chinese Spring chromosome 5B, IWGSC CS RefSeq v2.1, whole genome shotgun sequence and encodes:
- the LOC123116001 gene encoding dof zinc finger protein 3 produces the protein MEEVFPSNSKSKAGQMAGEATAAAEKKPRPKPEQKVECPRCKSGNTKFCYYNNYSMSQPRYFCKACRRYWTHGGSLRNVPIGGGCRKPKRSGTSDAHKLGVASSSEHTAVMPPSTCTGINFANVLPTFMSAGFEIPRSLSLTTFGSSSSSNTTAVMSPGGTTSFLDVLRGGTGGLLDGNLGQNNGYYYGGSRSGIGMLMTPPAASFGIPGPMQQHGDLMVGGNGIGAATASIFQGGTGEEGDDGIGAMMGLQWQPHVGNGGGGGVVSGGVHHLGTGNNVTMGNNNINNNNNNGSHSDDNTGGSSRDCYWINNGGSNPWQSLLNSSSLM